One segment of Acidimicrobiales bacterium DNA contains the following:
- a CDS encoding helix-turn-helix domain-containing protein: MTATTLQEQAKALGDPTRHAIFRHIARSGRPVGIAELDDEFPFTHNAIRQHLAKLVSAGLVLEAKAPPAGRGRPRLIYEVDPAVEGQWGTTGPYERLSQLLAEVIDTGLGPEEVGRRAADLFRVPSPSGDIVADVTAAMARHGFDPEVRPLRDGAEIVLQNCPFAATALSHRDTICTLHLGIAEGLAAAESAVVSELVAYDPRKAGCKLRIRLVAEDSENPEDSGTLTVRGKAGTR, from the coding sequence GTGACCGCCACCACGCTCCAGGAGCAAGCAAAGGCGCTCGGCGACCCGACGCGCCACGCCATCTTTCGTCATATCGCACGGTCTGGACGCCCTGTTGGCATCGCCGAGCTCGACGACGAGTTCCCGTTCACGCACAACGCCATCCGACAGCACTTGGCAAAGCTGGTCTCGGCCGGTCTCGTTCTCGAGGCCAAGGCTCCACCCGCCGGACGGGGCCGACCTCGCCTGATCTATGAAGTCGATCCGGCCGTCGAGGGCCAATGGGGGACGACGGGGCCGTATGAGCGCTTGAGTCAACTGCTGGCCGAGGTCATCGACACAGGGCTCGGGCCCGAAGAGGTGGGTCGACGCGCCGCCGATCTGTTCCGTGTGCCCTCGCCGTCGGGTGACATCGTCGCCGATGTGACCGCCGCAATGGCTCGCCACGGCTTCGACCCCGAGGTCAGGCCGCTACGTGATGGTGCCGAGATCGTCCTGCAGAACTGCCCGTTCGCTGCCACCGCCCTGTCCCATCGCGACACCATCTGTACGCTTCACCTCGGCATCGCCGAAGGGTTGGCCGCGGCCGAGTCCGCCGTGGTCAGCGAGCTCGTGGCCTACGATCCTCGCAAGGCCGGCTGCAAGCTCCGCATCCGCCTCGTCGCAGAGGATTCAGAGAACCCAGAGGACTCCGGGACCCTGACCGTGCGTGGGAAGGCTGGCACCCGATGA
- a CDS encoding DUF1971 domain-containing protein yields MNQVELPVGLVEARRTPMFDFESMPEPIATSHRTTVWASLHVEAGDVDYNDLEGDERRHERLEEGDSIVIPPWVLHRVDPSTDAHFFVQFYREPQEGLVPEIHPTPPPSPRAAGPWQHRGRDLDSPGEILEMVTRQYAVVVQDDVLEPYFTPEQGFIDWQAHIGRVSDYWNHVLLFAPDYRIDPIEGHREVHERRPFTEAALDRWLEIFHETIDTGWTGPVAEMAKKRGTGTAWAMAQRLLGHGAWRPPGHRRI; encoded by the coding sequence ATGAACCAGGTTGAGCTTCCTGTCGGCCTCGTCGAGGCGAGACGTACGCCGATGTTCGACTTCGAGTCGATGCCCGAACCCATCGCGACCTCGCACCGCACCACGGTCTGGGCATCGCTGCACGTCGAGGCAGGCGATGTCGACTACAACGACCTCGAAGGCGACGAACGACGCCACGAGCGGCTCGAGGAGGGCGACAGCATCGTCATCCCCCCATGGGTGCTCCACCGGGTCGATCCATCCACCGATGCCCACTTCTTCGTGCAGTTCTACCGGGAGCCCCAGGAGGGTCTGGTACCGGAGATTCATCCCACACCCCCACCATCCCCGCGCGCGGCAGGTCCGTGGCAGCATCGTGGCCGCGACCTCGACTCCCCCGGGGAGATCCTCGAGATGGTCACCCGGCAGTACGCGGTGGTCGTCCAGGACGATGTGCTCGAGCCGTACTTCACACCCGAGCAGGGCTTCATCGACTGGCAAGCCCACATCGGCAGGGTGTCCGACTACTGGAACCACGTGCTCCTGTTCGCACCCGACTACCGAATCGACCCCATCGAGGGGCATCGCGAGGTGCACGAGCGGCGCCCGTTCACCGAAGCAGCACTCGATCGCTGGCTCGAGATCTTCCACGAGACCATCGACACCGGATGGACCGGGCCCGTCGCGGAGATGGCCAAGAAGCGTGGCACCGGAACCGCGTGGGCCATGGCCCAGCGCCTGCTGGGGCACGGCGCCTGGCGTCCACCTGGGCATCGTCGGATCTGA